The Methylomonas montana genome has a window encoding:
- a CDS encoding ATP-grasp domain-containing protein, with protein sequence MKILVFEYITGGGFAGQTLPASLAAEGGMMLQALLAELKCLDDIQLCVPLDARCNMPALLSDSETVTVSSDCDITSLLADLLIEADLFWPIAPESDGILQSLAELAADANVEVLLSHPAALAICADKYVTHQMLRMWAIPLVETRLLNDGAADLGENIVVKMADGVGCMDSVVINAEQLPTAVAELSEPQRYVLQPYLDGQAASLSCLFRHGQAWLICYNHQEIVLENDRFSLQGCLVNVQTDKWDFYRNLVKRIAAAMPDLWGYIGIDIIENAEHGPLVLEINPRLTSSYVGIRQATGINVAEQVLRLRRAEPILQASRNEAVLVSIN encoded by the coding sequence TTGAAAATTCTGGTGTTTGAATACATTACCGGCGGCGGGTTCGCAGGGCAGACATTGCCGGCGTCGCTGGCTGCGGAAGGCGGCATGATGTTACAGGCTTTGCTTGCCGAACTGAAGTGTCTGGACGACATTCAGCTTTGTGTGCCGCTGGATGCGCGCTGCAATATGCCGGCCTTGCTGTCGGATTCTGAAACGGTAACGGTCAGTTCGGATTGTGACATCACCAGCTTGTTGGCGGATTTGCTGATTGAAGCTGATTTATTTTGGCCGATTGCGCCGGAAAGCGACGGTATTTTGCAAAGCTTGGCCGAGTTGGCCGCCGATGCGAATGTCGAAGTTTTGTTATCCCATCCTGCTGCGCTGGCAATCTGCGCCGATAAATATGTGACCCACCAAATGTTGAGAATGTGGGCGATTCCGCTTGTGGAAACCCGTTTGCTTAATGATGGCGCTGCCGATCTAGGCGAGAATATCGTTGTCAAAATGGCCGACGGCGTTGGCTGCATGGATAGTGTTGTGATCAATGCCGAACAATTGCCGACCGCCGTTGCTGAATTGAGCGAACCGCAACGCTATGTTTTGCAACCTTATCTCGACGGTCAAGCCGCCAGCCTGTCCTGTTTGTTCAGGCATGGTCAGGCTTGGCTTATTTGCTATAACCATCAGGAAATTGTTTTGGAAAATGACCGCTTTAGTTTGCAGGGCTGCTTGGTCAATGTTCAAACCGATAAGTGGGATTTTTATCGAAACCTAGTCAAGCGGATCGCCGCAGCCATGCCGGATTTATGGGGGTATATCGGTATCGACATCATCGAGAACGCCGAACATGGGCCGCTGGTATTGGAAATCAATCCGCGCCTGACCAGTTCTTACGTCGGTATCCGGCAAGCGACCGGCATTAACGTTGCCGAACAGGTTTTACGCTTACGTCGCGCCGAACCGATTTTGCAGGCTAGTCGCAATGAAGCGGTTCTGGTCAGTATCAATTAA
- a CDS encoding HisA/HisF-related TIM barrel protein codes for MQIIPVIDLKDGLVVHASGGDRSRYQPVHYSSRLCESSEIAEVVASFLNLYPFQTFYIADLDAISGNGNHHDAIGKLLCNYPSVEFWLDNGSRYPAVSTATQPGNYKPVIGTESQAQPVSLTQADLILSLDFKHNQALGHPAWLESPELWPNTVVVMTLDLVGSNNGPDFEKLGRLCNKHPDKRIVAAGGVRDLSDLVRLKTIGIAAVLLASSLHNGSIDAAVLEKF; via the coding sequence ATGCAGATTATTCCAGTCATTGATTTGAAAGACGGCCTGGTAGTCCATGCCAGCGGCGGCGACCGCAGCCGTTATCAGCCCGTGCATTATTCTTCTCGATTGTGTGAAAGCAGTGAGATAGCCGAAGTCGTAGCCAGTTTTTTAAATCTGTATCCATTCCAAACGTTTTATATTGCAGACCTCGACGCTATTAGCGGCAACGGAAATCACCATGACGCCATCGGCAAACTGCTATGCAATTATCCGAGCGTGGAGTTTTGGCTGGATAACGGCAGCCGCTATCCAGCCGTGTCCACCGCTACTCAACCTGGCAATTACAAACCGGTCATCGGCACCGAATCACAAGCTCAACCGGTCTCTTTAACTCAAGCCGATCTGATCCTATCGCTGGATTTTAAACATAACCAGGCATTGGGTCATCCCGCTTGGCTAGAAAGCCCCGAACTCTGGCCGAACACCGTCGTGGTGATGACGCTGGATTTGGTCGGCAGTAATAACGGCCCAGACTTTGAGAAGCTAGGCAGACTGTGCAACAAGCATCCCGATAAACGTATCGTCGCGGCCGGCGGCGTTCGCGATCTTAGCGATCTAGTGCGCCTGAAAACAATCGGCATTGCTGCGGTGTTGCTGGCCAGCTCTCTACATAACGGCAGCATCGATGCCGCCGTGCTGGAAAAATTTTAG
- the fae gene encoding formaldehyde-activating enzyme — MAKINNLRVGESLVGEGNEIAHIDLIIGPRGSAAETAFANALTNNKDGFSTLLAVVAPNLLVKPATILFNKVTIKGSKQAVQMFGPAQRAVAQAVADAVEEGIIPAAEADDLFISVGVFIHWLAEDDAKIEEFNYKATKEAIARAVAGTPTAAEVLAARKTASHPFAPNKV; from the coding sequence ATGGCAAAAATCAATAACTTGCGTGTTGGCGAATCTTTGGTTGGTGAAGGCAACGAAATTGCTCACATCGATTTGATCATTGGCCCACGCGGCTCAGCAGCTGAAACTGCATTCGCAAACGCTTTGACCAACAACAAAGATGGTTTCTCAACTCTGTTGGCTGTTGTTGCACCTAACCTGTTGGTTAAACCAGCAACTATCCTGTTCAACAAAGTAACCATCAAAGGTTCTAAACAAGCTGTTCAAATGTTTGGACCAGCTCAACGCGCAGTAGCTCAAGCGGTTGCAGACGCTGTTGAAGAAGGTATCATCCCTGCTGCCGAAGCTGATGATTTGTTCATTTCTGTAGGTGTTTTCATCCACTGGTTGGCTGAAGACGATGCAAAAATCGAAGAATTCAACTACAAAGCCACCAAAGAAGCGATTGCACGTGCCGTTGCCGGTACTCCAACTGCTGCTGAAGTTTTGGCTGCTAGAAAAACCGCTTCACACCCATTCGCGCCAAACAAAGTTTAA
- a CDS encoding triphosphoribosyl-dephospho-CoA synthase encodes MLSRQQLMDVYLQACEIELQAFKPGNVSVYSAADDMTVEDFRVSACVSSEPITNPEYGLGEKIYYAVKATREAVACNTNLGIILLCAPLLQVAAKLAIGENLRDGLRQLLENTSREDADWVFKAVTLAAPAGLGESAQHDVQKPADVTLTEAMAFAADKDRIALQYTTIFKDVFDFSVLRYNRAFVLSGDCGWAALAVFAATLAQYPDSHIERKYGKRYSEWIKAEMEMLDRAMQTACEPQELLPVLYDLDRAFKAQRINPGTTADITVATVLVVLLEQLIGQKLAGER; translated from the coding sequence ATGCTAAGCAGGCAGCAATTGATGGACGTTTATCTGCAAGCCTGTGAAATCGAGCTGCAAGCCTTCAAGCCGGGGAACGTCAGCGTTTATAGCGCCGCCGACGATATGACGGTCGAAGATTTCCGCGTCAGCGCTTGCGTCAGCAGCGAGCCGATCACCAATCCGGAATACGGCTTGGGCGAAAAAATTTATTACGCAGTCAAGGCAACCCGCGAAGCGGTGGCGTGCAATACCAATTTAGGCATTATTCTGTTGTGCGCACCCTTGTTGCAGGTCGCTGCTAAGCTGGCGATCGGCGAGAATTTGCGCGATGGTTTACGGCAATTACTGGAAAATACAAGCCGCGAGGATGCCGATTGGGTCTTTAAAGCGGTCACCTTGGCCGCTCCCGCCGGTTTGGGGGAATCAGCGCAACACGACGTGCAGAAACCCGCCGATGTAACGCTGACCGAAGCCATGGCGTTTGCCGCCGACAAGGATAGAATCGCGCTGCAATACACAACAATTTTTAAAGACGTTTTTGATTTTAGCGTTTTGCGATATAATCGTGCTTTCGTTTTGTCTGGCGATTGTGGTTGGGCTGCGTTAGCGGTTTTTGCCGCTACGTTGGCTCAATATCCCGATAGTCATATTGAGCGGAAGTATGGAAAGCGGTATTCAGAGTGGATCAAGGCTGAAATGGAAATGCTCGACAGAGCGATGCAAACAGCCTGTGAGCCTCAAGAGCTTTTGCCGGTATTGTATGATCTGGACAGAGCTTTTAAGGCGCAAAGAATCAATCCGGGTACAACAGCTGACATAACTGTAGCGACGGTACTGGTGGTGCTTCTGGAACAGCTGATCGGTCAGAAATTGGCTGGTGAGCGATAG
- a CDS encoding ATP-grasp domain-containing protein, with amino-acid sequence MRRIAIITDDPGWHGKQLCLAFAERGYAAEYVSLTACKLQLTVADLPIIIPGFEQELPSAVFVRGVPGGSLEEVVFYLDVLHALKILGVPVYNDAGAIERSVDKGMTSFLLQHADLPTALTWVLRDRDEALAVAEQQLREGHYLISKPLFGSQGEGIRRIEKSTDLLWLTSSRGIYYLQRFVECAGDGYSDVRVFVINGRAIAAMRRRGISWLNNVARGASCECIELESALAELAIAAVAALKMDYAGVDIIQDVDGCYRIIEVNSVPAWKGLQSVCDINIAECLVADLLDRYGEGGKIC; translated from the coding sequence TTGCGCCGAATTGCAATTATCACCGACGATCCCGGTTGGCATGGCAAGCAGTTGTGCCTGGCTTTTGCTGAACGCGGCTATGCCGCCGAATATGTCTCGCTGACTGCCTGCAAATTGCAGTTAACGGTTGCCGACCTGCCCATTATTATTCCTGGTTTTGAGCAAGAATTGCCGTCGGCAGTTTTCGTGCGCGGTGTGCCTGGCGGTTCGCTGGAAGAGGTGGTGTTTTATCTGGATGTTTTACACGCCTTAAAAATATTAGGTGTACCGGTTTATAACGATGCCGGCGCGATCGAGCGCAGCGTCGATAAGGGCATGACCAGTTTTTTATTGCAGCACGCCGATTTGCCGACCGCTTTGACCTGGGTGCTGCGGGATCGCGACGAAGCGTTGGCGGTTGCCGAGCAGCAGTTACGCGAAGGACACTATCTGATCAGTAAGCCATTGTTTGGTTCGCAAGGCGAGGGAATTCGGCGTATCGAAAAATCCACCGATTTGTTGTGGTTGACCAGCAGTCGCGGTATTTATTATTTGCAGCGCTTTGTCGAATGTGCGGGCGACGGATATTCCGATGTGCGGGTGTTTGTGATCAACGGCAGGGCGATTGCTGCGATGCGTCGGCGCGGAATTTCCTGGCTGAATAATGTGGCCAGAGGCGCCTCTTGCGAATGTATTGAGTTGGAGTCGGCTTTGGCGGAACTAGCGATTGCTGCGGTCGCCGCGTTAAAAATGGATTATGCCGGTGTGGATATTATTCAGGATGTAGACGGTTGTTACCGGATAATCGAAGTGAACAGCGTGCCGGCCTGGAAAGGCTTGCAAAGCGTTTGCGATATTAATATCGCCGAATGCCTGGTTGCGGATTTGCTCGACCGTTACGGTGAGGGCGGCAAAATATGCTAA
- the mch gene encoding methenyltetrahydromethanopterin cyclohydrolase: MQYQASVNKLSQPLVRQLLDNADKLRLGIEKLENGCTIIDAGIKVPGGLEAGRIITEICMGGLGTATISQSAYTANWPLTINVHASNPVLSCLGSQYAGWSLSHGKYYALGSGPARAMATKLKDGAVEPVEELYKELEYRDSAEQTALVIENDALPPLEIVEKVAAACGVSPANLTIIVTPTSSLAGGVQVVGRVLEVAMHKAHALHFPLENIVDGSGSAPICPPHPNFVKAMGRTNDAILFAGQVHLFVKGSDEAAEKLAKELPSSTSKDYGKPFADIFKAYEYDFFKVDAMLFSPASVIVTAVESGKSFRAGKLDNALLDLSFGA; this comes from the coding sequence ATGCAATACCAGGCAAGCGTCAATAAACTTTCCCAGCCCTTGGTTCGACAACTGCTGGATAATGCGGATAAATTACGGTTGGGCATCGAAAAGCTGGAAAACGGCTGCACCATTATCGATGCGGGTATCAAAGTGCCGGGCGGTCTGGAAGCCGGACGGATTATTACCGAAATCTGCATGGGCGGTTTGGGTACCGCGACGATTTCGCAAAGTGCCTACACTGCTAATTGGCCGCTGACGATTAATGTACACGCCAGCAACCCGGTATTGTCTTGTCTGGGCAGTCAATACGCGGGCTGGAGTTTGTCGCACGGCAAATATTATGCGTTAGGTTCCGGTCCGGCGCGGGCTATGGCCACCAAACTGAAAGATGGCGCGGTCGAGCCGGTGGAAGAACTTTATAAAGAACTGGAATACCGCGATAGCGCGGAGCAAACCGCGCTAGTCATCGAAAACGACGCGTTGCCGCCGCTGGAAATCGTCGAAAAAGTCGCGGCGGCTTGCGGTGTATCGCCTGCCAATTTGACCATCATCGTGACGCCCACCAGCAGTCTGGCCGGCGGCGTACAAGTCGTCGGCCGGGTATTGGAAGTGGCGATGCACAAAGCCCACGCATTGCATTTCCCGTTGGAAAACATCGTCGACGGTTCCGGCAGTGCGCCAATTTGCCCGCCGCATCCTAATTTCGTTAAAGCGATGGGGCGGACCAACGACGCGATTTTGTTTGCCGGTCAGGTACATTTGTTTGTGAAAGGCAGCGACGAAGCGGCGGAAAAATTGGCCAAGGAATTGCCAAGCTCGACATCGAAAGATTACGGCAAACCGTTCGCAGATATTTTCAAAGCCTACGAATACGATTTCTTCAAAGTCGATGCGATGTTGTTTAGCCCGGCTAGCGTCATTGTTACCGCAGTCGAGTCCGGCAAAAGTTTCCGCGCCGGTAAACTGGATAATGCCTTGCTCGATCTTTCGTTCGGAGCTTAA